TCGCGGCGGTGCTCGCCTGCGGGGAGGCCGAGGGCGCGAGCGGGCGCGACCTCCTCGAGGCGATCGGGGTCGCCTACGAGATCCAGGGCGAACTCGCGTGGAACGCGCCCGTGCGCGAGCGGGGGTTCGACCACGTCACCCACACCGTGATCTCGGCGACGGCGGGCGCGGGCAAGGTCCTCGGGCTGGATCGCGAGGAGTTGCGCCACGCCATCGGGATCGCGGGCACCGCGAACAACGCCCTGCGGGTGACCCGCACGGAGGGGATAAACGACTGGAAGGGGGTCGCCAGCGCGCACGCCGCCCGCAACGCGGTCTACGCCGCGTTGCTCGCGCGGAACGGCATGGAGGGGCCGACCAACGTCTTCGAGGGCCAGAAGGGCTGGCAGGCGGTCGTCTCGGGCCCCTTCGAGGTCGACCCCGATCCGGGCTGTGAGCGCGTCCTCGAGACGATGACCAAACGCTACGTCGCCGAGACCTACGCCCAGTCGGCGATCGAGGGGGTCATCGAACTCGCCGAGAGCGAGGGGATCTCCCCCGAGAACGTCAGCGAGATCCGTCTGGACACCTTCGCCGGCGCGAAACTCATCATCGGCGGGGGCGAGGGCAGTCGCTACGAGATCGAGACGAAGGCCGAGGCCGACCACTCGCTGCCCTACATGCTCGCCGTGGCGCTGATCGACCGCGAGGTGACGGCAGCCTCCTACGACCCCGAGCGGATCCGACGGGACGACGTCCAGCGACTGCTGCGACGGGTCGAGGTCGAGGAGGACCCCGCGCTCACCGAGCGCTTCGAGGCGGGCGAGATGCCCGCCGTCGTCGACGTCGTCACCGGGAACGGAACGACCTACCGGGTCGAGAAGTCGGTGTTCGCGGGCCACCCGCGGACCCCGATGGGCTGGGACGGGATCGAAGCGAAGTTCGACGCGATCGTCGGCGAGCGCTACGACGGGGACCGAAAGGCCGAGATCACCGAGACGGTGCGCGATCTCGAGTCGTTCGAGGCGAGCGACCTCCCCGGGCTTCTCGACCCGCCGCGACTCGACTGATACCGTCGGTCATACCGCCGTGCATCGACCGCCGGCAGGACGGGACCCGCTCGCGCCGTGGCCCGTCACCGCGGGCACACGCCGTCGACTGTCCCATGACCGACGGTGTGACCGCCACCCGCCCGTGCTCCTTTCACGCCGACCGATCGGGAAACGGTCACACAGCGCTAAGTAGTCAATCGATCAATAGGTGGTATGGAGCGCGCATTCGACTTCCTGCGGCTCAACGACCGACCGGAGAAGCCACGCGACCGGGGCATCACCGAGATACGCGGCCCCTACTACGACCCGATGGGGCCGCGCGAACTGCGCGATATACTGGAAACGATGGGCCACTGGGTGGACATCTACAAGTTCTCGGGGGGTTCGTTCGCGCTGATGCCCGAGGAGGCGGTGCGCGAGCTAATCGGGATCTGTCACGATCACGACGTGCAGGTCTCGACGGGCGGGTTCGTCGAGCACGTCCTCGTCGCGGATCACGAGCACGTCGGGGCGTACGTCGAGGAGGCCGCCGAGTTGGGCTTCGACATCGTCGAGATCTCCTCGGGCTTCCTCGCCATCGACACCGACGATCTGGTGGCGCTGACCGAACTCGTCCAGGATCACGGACTGAAGGCGAAACCCGAGATCAACGTCCAGTTCGGCGCGGGCGGGGCCTCGTCGGTCGAGGAACTGGAGGGCGAGGAGGCGATCGACCCCGCGAGCGCGATCCGGGAGGCCGAGCGCCACCTCGAGGCCGGCGCGTACAAGATCATGGTCGAATCCGAGGGGATCACCGAGCGGGTGCGCGAGTGGCGCACGGACGTCGCGTTCGCCATCGCCAACGAGGTCGGGATCGAGAACTGCGTCTTCGAGGCGGCCGATCCCGAGGTGTTCGAGTGGTACCTCAAGAACTTCGGGCCGAACGTCAACCTGTTCGTGGACAACTCCCAGATCGTCGAACTCGAGTGCATGCGCTCGGGGCTGTGGGGCAAGAAGTCCAGCTGGGGCCGGATCGCCTCGTATCGCCCGGAGTGAGCGCTCCGTCGAAAGCCCGTCCGCGGCGTCATCGGAGCGTGCGTGTGACGTCGCATCGACGGGACCAACGGTATAGAAGTGGGCGGGCCCCGAAGGCCCGCGTATGTACGACAGCGTCCTGATCCCGACCGACGGCAGCGAGATGGTCGACACCACGCTCGAACACGGCCTGCGGATCGCGCGCGACCACGACGCGACCGTCCACGCGCTGTACGTCGTCGACTCCCGTGTGGCTCGCGCCGCCGAGGACGCCCGCGAGGCCGTCGAGGCCTCGCTGCGATCCGACGGCGAGGAGGCGGTCGAGCACGTCCTCGCGCGCGCCGAGGAGGCCGGACTGGAGGCGGTCGGCGAGATCCGGACGGGAACGCCCCAGAAGGAGATCGTCGAGTACGCCGAGGAGGAAGGGATCGACCTGATCGCGATCGGCACGCACGGCAAGAGCCCCCGCGAGAAACTGCTGTCGATGGGGAGCGTCACCGAGCGGGTCGTCGACAGCGCGTCCGTGCCCGTGCTGGTCGTGCGCGACTAGCCGAACCCGCGCCGGAGGGTGATCGTCACCTCGACGTCCTCGCCGTCGATCGTGACCGGCTCCTCGACGTTCGAGAACTCCTGGCTCTCGACGACGATCACGTACTCGCCGTTCTCGAGGTCGAACGTGACGATCCCGTCCGATCCGGGGACCTTCGCGTCGGCCTGCGGGACGAGTTGGGCCGACTGGACCGAGACCGAGGCCTCGGGGGCCGGATCGCCGGAGGCCTCCTCGAGCGCGACCGTCAGCGTGTAGGTCCGGGGGCCGTCGCCGTTCTCGATCGGGTCCGAACCGCGCCCCGAACAGCCCGCGGCGCCCGCCATCGCGCCGGCGGTGACGATCCGGAGCAGCCGTCGCCTACCGAGTCCTCGCCCGTCGACCATTGTGCCCCCGTTTTTCGCCCGCCCTCTTTACTCCGTCGCGACGTCGTCGGGACCCTCGGGCGACTGCACCCAGACGGTCTTCTCGTTGACGAACTCGTGGATGCCCTTCTCCGCGAGTTCCCGGCCGTAGCCCGAGTTCTTCACGCCCCCGAACGGGATTCTGGGGTCGGACTTGACGAGTTCGTTGACGAACACACAGCCCGCTTCCACGCGGCGGGCGAGGCGCTCGCCCCGCTCTACGTCCTCGGTCCAGATCGACGCCCCGAGCCCGAAGTCGGTGTCGTTGGCCACCTCGATGGCCTCGCCTTCGCTCTCGACGCGGAACACGGCGGCGGCGGGGCCGAACACCTCCTCGGTCGCGGCGGGGGCGTCGC
The DNA window shown above is from Halalkalicoccus sp. NIPERK01 and carries:
- a CDS encoding phosphosulfolactate synthase yields the protein MERAFDFLRLNDRPEKPRDRGITEIRGPYYDPMGPRELRDILETMGHWVDIYKFSGGSFALMPEEAVRELIGICHDHDVQVSTGGFVEHVLVADHEHVGAYVEEAAELGFDIVEISSGFLAIDTDDLVALTELVQDHGLKAKPEINVQFGAGGASSVEELEGEEAIDPASAIREAERHLEAGAYKIMVESEGITERVREWRTDVAFAIANEVGIENCVFEAADPEVFEWYLKNFGPNVNLFVDNSQIVELECMRSGLWGKKSSWGRIASYRPE
- a CDS encoding MmgE/PrpD family protein, giving the protein MTTTDELAEFVLAVEYDGLREGVREELKKRVLDSIGIAVGAMGERAPEAVRATVGEASSDGPCRLWGTDERASIPEATMYNTALVRYLDYMDSFLAPGETPHPSDNVAAVLACGEAEGASGRDLLEAIGVAYEIQGELAWNAPVRERGFDHVTHTVISATAGAGKVLGLDREELRHAIGIAGTANNALRVTRTEGINDWKGVASAHAARNAVYAALLARNGMEGPTNVFEGQKGWQAVVSGPFEVDPDPGCERVLETMTKRYVAETYAQSAIEGVIELAESEGISPENVSEIRLDTFAGAKLIIGGGEGSRYEIETKAEADHSLPYMLAVALIDREVTAASYDPERIRRDDVQRLLRRVEVEEDPALTERFEAGEMPAVVDVVTGNGTTYRVEKSVFAGHPRTPMGWDGIEAKFDAIVGERYDGDRKAEITETVRDLESFEASDLPGLLDPPRLD
- a CDS encoding universal stress protein, with the translated sequence MYDSVLIPTDGSEMVDTTLEHGLRIARDHDATVHALYVVDSRVARAAEDAREAVEASLRSDGEEAVEHVLARAEEAGLEAVGEIRTGTPQKEIVEYAEEEGIDLIAIGTHGKSPREKLLSMGSVTERVVDSASVPVLVVRD